The following is a genomic window from Balneola sp..
CCTAAAACTGTTGAATCTGGGGGTGCAACGTTTATACTTTCCCCGGATGATCCTGATATAAAAACTAACGGTGTGGGTTATGTAGATGAATTGAGCGAAGACCATATCATTCTATTATCTACGGGTAAGGGCTCGGAAAGGAAGTATAGCTTAAATGAAATTCTGATTTATGACTATAAAAGAGAGAAAGTAGTTGCAAAATATAGTTTAGGCTTTAAAGCAAGAAACATAATTTCTGGTGATGGTAAGTCTGTTCTATTTGATCCTGCAAATATGAAATCTTATTTGGTTCAAATTGAAGATTAATAGTTCCATATTTTTTTTACTCTTTGTAGTATTATTTCTTGTTTTTTTTCTAATAAGAAGTCTTATTTCAAACAATGTTGAAGGAGGTTTTTATCAACTCGATTATTTAGGTGTAGAAAAAATAGATCTTTCATCCTTAAACATAGAAGTAAATGGTCCGCATTTACTTACAGTAATTTATGAAGGTTCGTGTGGTAATAGTGTATCAGAAGAAGTAGGTATTCTGAACAAAAAAATGGACAGCTTTAAAGATAACTATACAGTTATTTATGTGGGGCAGCATGCTGATTATCTAAACAATTTAGGAGCAAAGTTTCCATATGAAATTATAACTCTACGTGAAACAGAAGAAGTTTTTGGAACTTTATTGATCCCAAGAAATCCTATGTCTTTTCTTTTTGATGAAAACTTTGTGTTAGATGTAAGAGTTGTGAATGTTGAGAAGCCTATGTCTCATAAGTTAACTAAGGCTTTTTATGAAATGGCCGAAGAATTTGTTCTATAGATAAACCATCGGAGATATAAATCAACAACAGATTTGCAAACAGCTGCTAAGCTTAAATGACTAAATATTTTATAACACTGATGCATTGTCGCTTTAGCCTAAAAAGCGTATCTTTCGCGTCTTAAATCGATTTAAAGTTATAACTATAATATTGTAATGAGCATTACAGCAGACGAAAAGAAAGATATTTTCAAGAAGTTTGGCGGAGACGCTGCCAACACCGGTACTACTGAGGGGCAAATAGCATTATTTACTCATAGAATTAATCATCTAACAGAGCACCTCAAAGAAAACCAAAAAGATCACGCATCTCGCCGTGGTTTATTAAAACTCGTTGGGAAAAGACGACGTCTCCTTAACTACCTAATGAAAAACGATATTCAGAAATACAGAGAACTTATCAAAGAACTCGGTATTCGTAAATAATTTAAAGGCTCCAGCTTCTACGGAGCCTTTTTCAATTCTCCCCATCTCTTTTTTTAAAACTAACCAACCAATCTTAATTGATGGGGACAAAGCAGAAAACAAATAAAACAATAAATAAATGAAAGAAGATTTTAGAAGTATAGAATTTGCACCCGGCAAAGTATTATCCGTTGAAACCGGAAGAATTGCCAAACAAGCAGACGGTGCAGTAGTAGTAAGAATGGGAGATACCATGGTACTTTGTACTGCGGTAAGTGCCAAAGAACCTAAACCAGGTCAGGACTTTTTCCCGCTTACAGTAGATCATAAAGAAAGTTTTTCCGCAGCAGGACGATTCCCTGGCGGATTTATGAAAAGAGAAGGTCGGTCGAACGAAAAAGAGATTTTATCAAGCCGATTAATCGACAGGACTTTAAGACCATTATTCCCAAAAGGATATTATTGTGACACTCAAATCATCAGTTCTGTGATTTCATCTGATGATGAGCATGATGGAGATGTATTAGGTGGATTTGGAGCTTCCTTAGCTCTTCACCTTTCAGACGTTCCATTTGATGGACCGATGGGAGAAGTAAGAGTTGGACGTGTTAATGGCGAATTTATCATCAACCCAACCGTAACTGAGCTTAAAGAAAGCGATATGGATATGGTAGTTGGTGGTTCAGCCGACTCTATTTTGATGATGGAAGGTGAAATGGATGAGATATCTGAAAAAGATATGCTTGATGCCATTAAAGCCGCTCATGAAGCCATTAAAAAGCTCTGTGATTTCCAGAATGAATTACGCGAAGAGCTAGGAAAGCCAAAGCGTGAGTTTGTAGCTCCAGCTGTTGACGAAGACTTAGAAGCACAGGTAAAAGGTGTTGCAGAAGCTCAAATCATTGAGATCGTAAACATTGGTCTTGGAAAAGAAGAGTACAATGACAAGATAAGAGAAGCTAAAACTGAAGCGATTGCCAAGCTTGAAGAAGCATGGGCAGATGATGAGGGCGCTACTGACAAATTAAGTGAA
Proteins encoded in this region:
- a CDS encoding 30S ribosomal protein S15; the encoded protein is MSITADEKKDIFKKFGGDAANTGTTEGQIALFTHRINHLTEHLKENQKDHASRRGLLKLVGKRRRLLNYLMKNDIQKYRELIKELGIRK